One Bacteroidia bacterium genomic region harbors:
- a CDS encoding porin family protein yields the protein MRITIFLLGLLLITGSLTAQRVYKLGGNIGMMTYQGDIDDGLLGFKSPNPAIGLQGVYQFHPNIGIRGELNIGRVSNNDKNSPSNSNTRDRNLSFRSNILELSVQGVYELFGKAKAFRDASAHYYYFHRSKFTPYLLLGVGLFKMNPQASYQGKWYNLQPLGTEGQYLSTGKNPSPYSLYQITIPMGIGVRYRLNDKFDLYYEFGYRKTFTDYLDDVSSYYPDSALMRREMPREAFALSYRYAPGQRPDYARIKRGNSTSEDSYVYTRFGITYIFDPKTVPLRYKPKRR from the coding sequence ATGAGAATTACGATTTTCTTGCTGGGGTTACTGCTGATAACCGGTTCTTTAACGGCACAACGGGTTTACAAATTAGGCGGCAATATTGGGATGATGACTTATCAGGGAGATATTGACGACGGTCTGTTGGGCTTTAAATCTCCCAATCCGGCTATTGGGCTGCAAGGCGTATATCAGTTTCATCCAAATATTGGGATTCGCGGAGAACTAAACATCGGCCGCGTAAGTAATAACGACAAAAACTCCCCCAGTAACTCTAATACTCGAGATAGAAATTTAAGTTTTCGCTCTAATATATTAGAATTATCTGTTCAGGGTGTTTATGAACTTTTTGGGAAAGCCAAAGCCTTCAGAGATGCTTCTGCACATTATTATTATTTCCACCGCTCAAAATTTACACCCTATTTATTACTCGGAGTTGGCTTATTCAAGATGAACCCTCAAGCAAGCTATCAGGGAAAATGGTATAATCTACAACCATTAGGAACAGAAGGACAGTATCTTTCTACAGGAAAAAACCCAAGCCCATATTCGCTGTATCAGATAACCATCCCAATGGGAATCGGTGTAAGATACCGCCTAAATGATAAATTTGATTTATATTATGAATTTGGATACCGTAAGACCTTTACAGATTACTTAGATGACGTAAGTTCTTACTATCCCGATTCTGCATTGATGCGGCGGGAAATGCCACGTGAGGCTTTTGCACTATCTTATCGCTATGCCCCTGGCCAACGCCCAGACTATGCCCGTATCAAACGCGGTAACTCCACAAGCGAAGACTCTTATGTCTATACCCGATTCGGAATTACCTACATATTTGACCCCAAAACTGTTCCCCTACGCTATAAACCAAAACGCAGATAA
- a CDS encoding hybrid sensor histidine kinase/response regulator, protein MPEIIADKSIIVQEIIAGKRPKPYLIIVDDVQEVLQTVRDQLKFLTHLFTIEVSESGDEGMDILQEILEQKRDVGVIISDQIMPGMKGVDFLVKAKTLFPNSITILLTGQAERDDVGTAVNKAALHRFIAKPWDPVEFQKTIEAACLYYLQIRENEYLHENLEQLVKERTQKIEEMVRVVSHDLRSPLTGISSLAELLTDKDIAKDINQVTKFGGIIQKSVSGLLRMANDVLDIGKLESESVQLTLVTKDLSNFLEGLVSTFEPLAISKGISLRTKLTPTLTCSFDESKIGQAINNLLSNAVKFTKKGGTVTLTTATGELNGKPAAKITIEDTGIGIPADKLPFLFDKFSKSHRAGTSGEKGTGLGMSISKAIVELHQGKIEVASTEGKGTTYTVYIPIS, encoded by the coding sequence ATGCCAGAAATCATCGCCGATAAATCCATTATTGTTCAGGAAATTATCGCAGGCAAACGCCCTAAACCATACCTCATCATCGTTGATGATGTTCAGGAAGTCCTACAAACTGTTCGAGACCAACTAAAGTTTTTAACACATCTATTTACCATTGAGGTTTCCGAAAGCGGAGACGAAGGAATGGATATTTTACAGGAGATATTAGAGCAAAAAAGAGACGTTGGTGTTATTATTTCAGACCAAATTATGCCAGGCATGAAAGGCGTTGACTTCCTTGTTAAAGCTAAAACCTTGTTTCCCAATAGTATCACCATTTTACTGACCGGGCAAGCCGAAAGAGATGATGTCGGAACAGCTGTAAACAAAGCTGCTTTGCACCGGTTTATAGCTAAACCTTGGGACCCCGTAGAATTTCAAAAAACAATAGAAGCAGCGTGCTTATACTACCTCCAAATTCGTGAAAATGAATACTTGCACGAAAACTTAGAACAATTAGTTAAAGAAAGAACCCAAAAAATAGAAGAAATGGTCCGGGTTGTTTCTCACGACCTTCGCTCTCCTCTAACCGGTATTTCAAGCCTCGCTGAACTCCTAACAGATAAAGACATCGCTAAGGATATAAATCAAGTAACCAAATTCGGCGGCATTATTCAAAAATCTGTAAGTGGCTTATTACGAATGGCTAATGATGTATTAGATATTGGAAAATTGGAATCCGAATCGGTACAACTAACTCTTGTTACCAAAGACTTATCTAACTTTCTGGAGGGTTTAGTAAGTACTTTTGAGCCCTTAGCCATCTCCAAAGGTATTTCATTACGAACCAAACTAACCCCTACCCTAACCTGCTCCTTTGATGAGTCAAAAATAGGCCAAGCTATTAATAATCTACTGTCCAATGCAGTTAAGTTTACCAAAAAAGGAGGAACCGTAACTCTCACAACTGCAACCGGAGAGTTAAACGGAAAACCAGCCGCTAAAATCACCATAGAAGATACCGGTATCGGAATCCCGGCAGATAAACTGCCTTTCTTGTTTGATAAATTCAGTAAATCTCACCGTGCTGGAACCTCCGGAGAAAAAGGTACAGGACTCGGCATGAGCATTTCCAAAGCCATAGTCGAACTCCACCAAGGAAAAATCGAAGTAGCCTCCACCGAAGGAAAAGGAACAACTTATACCGTTTACATCCCAATAAGCTAA
- a CDS encoding LysR family transcriptional regulator, whose protein sequence is MNEEKKTYSIRVRIWVDEESGPFLGIGKVILLEKIKETGSITNAAKAIKMAYRQAWQLVEDMNKRSKLPLVEKKLGGKGGGGALLTPEGEKAIHEFYKIEKEIKQFVLTKSRELEF, encoded by the coding sequence ATGAATGAAGAAAAGAAAACCTATTCTATAAGAGTCCGAATTTGGGTTGATGAAGAAAGCGGCCCCTTTTTGGGCATAGGAAAGGTTATTCTGCTTGAAAAAATCAAAGAAACGGGTTCCATAACAAATGCGGCAAAGGCAATAAAAATGGCATACCGGCAGGCTTGGCAATTAGTAGAAGATATGAATAAACGTTCAAAATTACCATTAGTAGAAAAAAAATTGGGAGGAAAAGGCGGTGGCGGCGCTTTACTTACACCTGAAGGAGAAAAAGCAATACATGAATTCTATAAAATTGAAAAAGAAATAAAGCAATTTGTACTCACAAAATCACGTGAATTAGAATTCTGA